One Onthophagus taurus isolate NC chromosome 11, IU_Otau_3.0, whole genome shotgun sequence genomic window carries:
- the LOC111415208 gene encoding translation initiation factor IF-3, mitochondrial: MYRNLIRPARCASNQILPRLCPQLVQFAITTKAPELEIEGTTPQPKRKTAIIPKITLISQDQSVQITTLEEAQKLSKRRDLKLVKIIDYDTKSQRPIYKLMTPTEYLNEDLKQREKKKIDKANLSIKGDKVLILSSSIALHDLKIQIEKIIKWVKKSYEVRVIINGFSSNAEKVENIFKTLSEQVEGQCRIVQKRSKGNDMKFQVLPPKKEKDNENSS, translated from the exons ATGTATCGCAATTTAATTCGACCTGCAAGATGTGCATCAAATCAAATTCTACCAAGGTTGTGTCCTCAACTTGTTCAATTTGCAATCACCACCAAGGCCCCTGAGCTAGAAATAGAAGGTACAACTCCACAGCCAAAACGTAAAACTGCAATTATTCCCAAGATCACTCTTATCTCTCAAGATCAAAGTGTTCAAATAACAACATTAGAAGAAGCACAAAAATTATCGAAAAGGAGAGATTTAAAATTggttaaaattattgattatgaTACAAAATCGCAAAGAcccatttataaattaatgacACCAACTGAGTATTTGAATGAAGACTTAAAACAGAGGGAGAAAAAGAAGATcgataaagcaaatttgagtATAAAAGGtgataaagttttaattttaagctCATCAATTGCTCTTCATGATTTAAAGATTCAAATTGAAAAGATTATTAAGTGGGTTAAGAAAAGTTATGAAGTTAGAGTTATTATTAATGGATTTAGTTCCAATGCAGAAAAAGTT gaGAATATTTTTAAGACTTTATCAGAACAAGTAGAAGGTCAATGTAGAATTGTACAAAAGCGTTCTAAAGGTAATGACAtgaaatttcaagttttacccccaaaaaaagagaaagataATGAAAATTCATCATGA
- the LOC111415204 gene encoding translation factor GUF1 homolog, mitochondrial produces MLLKRLFRSTLTFNKYKKLCSNFKHKYSTKTATSIDLSEIPLERIRNFSIIAHVDHGKSTLSDRLLEFTGAISHKSGESQVLDKLQVEKERGITVKAQSASILYDYKGEKYLLNFIDTPGHVDFSNEVARSLAACQGVILLVDANDGVQAQTVANFYLAFSKDLVIIPVLNKIDLKNADPERVTNQLNHLFDIEKSQVIKVSAKLGTGITEVFEAIIERLPPPEADRNGKFRALLFDSWYDKYRGVLCLIYIKDGSISIGDYISSCHTEKDYEIRGISVLRPQEVEVNRLVAGQVGLVSCSMRSSKEAFIGDTFCKKGEKVVVLSGFEPPKPMVFAGIYPFDQSQHVHLRNAIEKLVLNDSAVNVSLDTSPALGQGWRLGFLGLLHLEVFCQRLQQEYNAESILTAPSVTYKIKLKPTKKNIKENSQIIFINNPAHFPEQIYIEETYEPMVLGTIITPDKYLGGIMSLCMEKRGIQRHASNIDNDRILLQYDLPLCEIVMDFHDSLKTISSGYATFDYEDMGFKQSAMVKMSIMLNGVQVEELSNIIHVSRAQSMGKRLVLKLKDIIPRQLVQIAIQASVNGKIVGRETLKPYRKDVTAKLYGGDVTRRMKLLAQQAAGKKKMKSIANIQLPRETFIDVLKK; encoded by the exons atgttattaaaacgtttatttagAAGTACTTTAACATTCAATAAATACAAGAA gttatgttcaaattttaaacacaaatataGCACAAAAACCGCAACAAGCATTGATTTAAGCGAAATTCCATTAGAACGGATTCGAAATTTTAGTATAATTGCGCATGTTGATCATGGGAAGAGCACATTATCTGATAGACTCTTAGAATTTACGGGGGCTATTTCACATAAATCTGGAGAAAGTCAAGTTTTGGATAAATTGCAAGTGGAAAAAGAACGTGGGATAACAGTTAAAGCACAAAGTGCTTCTATTTTGTACGATTATAAAGGAGAAAAGTatcttttaaactttattgATACACCAGGACATGTCGATTTTTCAAATGAAGTTGCTCGATCTTTAGCTGCTTGTCAAGGTGTTATTTTACTTGTAGATGCGAATGATGGTGTTCAAGCGCAAACTGTAgctaatttttatttggcaTTTTCAAAGGATTTGGTTATAATCccagttttaaataaaattgacttAAAAAATGCTGATCCTGAAAGAGTCACTAATCAATTAAACCATTTATTCGATATTGAAAAGAGTCAAGTAATTAAAGTTTCAGCTAAGCTTGGTACAGGAATCACTGAAGTTTTTGAAGCTATAATTGAAAGACTCCCGCCGCCGGAAGCTGATCGAAATGGAAAATTCCGAGCGTTACTTTTCGATAGTTGGTATGATAAATACAGAGGTGTTTTATgtctaatttatattaaagacGGGTCTATTTCAATCGGGGATTACATTTCTTCATGTCATACAGAAAAAGATTATGAAATTCGCGGCATTTCAGTTTTACGACCACAAGAAGTTGAAGTTAATAGATT ggTTGCAGGACAAGTTGGGTTAGTTTCATGTAGTATGAGATCAAGTAAAGAAGCTTTTATTGGGGATACATTTTGCAAGAAAGGTGAAAAAGTCGTTGTTTTAAGCGGATTTGAACCCCCTAAACCAATGGTTTTTGCTGGAATTTATCCATTTGATCAATCACAACATGTTCATTTAAGAAATGCtattgaaaaattagttttaaatgaTTCAGCAGTAAATGTTTCATTGGATACAAG TCCAGCTTTAGGACAAGGTTGGAGATTAGGTTTTTTGGGTTTACTCCACTTAGAAGTTTTTTGCCAAAGACTACAACAAGAATACAACGCCGAATCAATTTTAACAGCACCCTCTGtaacttataaaataaaattaaaacctacaaagaaaaacattaaagaaaattcccaaattatttttattaacaacccCGCTCATTTCCCTGAGCAAATTTATATAGAAGAAACTTACGAACCAATGGTTTTGGGAACAATAATAACTCCTGATAAATATTTAGGTGGAATTATGTCTTTGTGCATGGAAAAACGTGGAATACAAAGACACGCATCAAATATTGATAACGATAGGATTCTTTTGCAATATGATTTACCTTTGTGCGAAATTGTTATGGATTTTCACGATTCATTGAAAACTATTTCGTCGGGTTATGCTACTTTTGATTATGAAGATATGGGATTTAAACAAAGTGCGATGGTTAAA atgAGTATAATGTTGAATGGGGTTCAAGTAGAAGAATTAAGTAATATCATTCATGTAAGTCGGGCTCAATCAATGGGAAAAAGAttagttttgaaattaaaagatataattCCAAGGCAATTAGTTCAAATTGCCATTCAAGCTTCTGTGAATGGGAAAATTGTAGGACGTGAAACTTTAAAACCGTATAGAAAAGATGTTACAGCAAAATTA tACGGTGGTGATGTAACGAGAAGAATGAAACTTTTAGCTCAACAAGCGGCgggtaaaaagaaaatgaagagcATAGCGAATATACAATTACCCAGGGAGACTTTTAtagatgttttgaaaaaataa